A window of the Nocardia higoensis genome harbors these coding sequences:
- a CDS encoding RidA family protein, which translates to MTRTNISSESEFEDLVGYSRAVRLGNSVAVSGTTAAAPGKRCAASPSRWSRRYAEAAAAHAEVFGTIRPAASMYEVRALITPALLVEIEADAVVTE; encoded by the coding sequence ATGACGCGCACGAATATTTCCTCGGAATCGGAATTCGAAGACCTGGTCGGCTATTCGCGAGCCGTGCGGCTCGGGAATTCTGTCGCCGTGAGCGGTACCACCGCCGCTGCCCCCGGGAAGCGTTGCGCCGCATCGCCATCGCGCTGGAGCAGGCGCTACGCCGAGGCCGCCGCCGCGCACGCCGAGGTGTTCGGCACGATCCGCCCGGCCGCCTCGATGTACGAGGTGCGTGCCTTGATCACTCCCGCACTGCTGGTGGAGATCGAAGCCGACGCCGTGGTGACCGAGTGA
- a CDS encoding maleylpyruvate isomerase family mycothiol-dependent enzyme, whose amino-acid sequence MTSAAPDHTPHALLDQVAKGTTHLLDTVRGLGDDDLRAPSLLPGWTRGHVVAHLARNADSLVNLLIWARTGVEIAQYPSAYLRDADIEAGAPRPAEQLLLDLSAAVERWSALATTAPTETWSATVRTRQGTPVPASAIARMRLLEVEIHHVDLGASYTPADWHPAFVTDELPRVAADITTGLPSGTPAFALEATDTDFRATIGLGEPGHTITGPSAQLLGWLIGRSSGSELSGALPDLPAWR is encoded by the coding sequence GTGACCAGCGCCGCACCGGACCATACACCCCACGCCCTGCTCGACCAGGTCGCGAAGGGCACCACACATCTGCTCGACACCGTCCGCGGTCTCGGCGACGACGACTTACGCGCACCATCCCTGCTGCCCGGCTGGACCCGAGGCCATGTGGTCGCCCACCTCGCCCGCAATGCCGACAGTCTGGTCAATCTGCTGATCTGGGCCCGCACCGGCGTCGAGATCGCTCAGTACCCCAGCGCGTACCTGCGCGACGCCGATATCGAGGCAGGCGCGCCCCGCCCCGCCGAACAGCTACTACTCGACCTGTCCGCCGCGGTCGAGCGATGGTCCGCACTGGCCACGACAGCTCCCACCGAGACCTGGTCGGCCACCGTGCGCACCCGCCAGGGCACCCCTGTCCCCGCGTCCGCAATCGCCCGGATGCGCCTGCTGGAAGTCGAGATCCACCACGTCGACCTCGGCGCCTCCTACACCCCCGCCGACTGGCACCCGGCCTTCGTCACCGACGAACTCCCCCGGGTCGCCGCCGACATCACCACCGGGCTGCCCTCGGGGACTCCGGCCTTCGCTCTCGAAGCCACCGACACCGACTTCCGAGCGACCATCGGCCTCGGGGAGCCCGGCCACACCATCACCGGCCCCTCGGCCCAGCTACTCGGCTGGCTGATCGGCCGCTCCTCCGGTAGCGAACTCAGCGGCGCCCTGCCGGACCTGCCCGCCTGGCGCTGA